One genomic window of Syngnathus acus chromosome 11, fSynAcu1.2, whole genome shotgun sequence includes the following:
- the polr1f gene encoding DNA-directed RNA polymerase I subunit RPA43 isoform X1 produces MGNFVVPQLELLEGSLIISCVLQRANYTEIEPCPKRKLVLVDFPVFTSNMANLDHVEHDSKHVKMSGTIPETCVQDPADKVNLSARVDLAGIPCAIPSFAAASELVSAPYSCLVMNTHRKHVVLPPMYLNKKRTALREELKAELLKFSPSLQGVPLAFDNIQLMSHYGDIYDDSGYIHMDIQANFIIFQPQAGQRLLGKVNKLGVSHVGCLVHGCFNASIPKPTLVSVDTWRDAGPKIGAELEFEVNALDADTAGVLLIRGRLNRTKVQELLAIAENSDLGITVDQDELESTEPATEPKEESIVEDSTKKKKKKKKDKVKEEVAASPSCQDDVNAALDLNGTQIDASGEKRKKKKKKDKIKEEEKEGELMSTPCQGDGDTTLELNGTESDAYGEKKKKKKKEKRIKEEEEQVQLSSMEIHASDSSGYHSDKPNKKRKHEKESHVVASSSQDAEEPKPKKKKRKSDVA; encoded by the exons CAGAGGGCAAACTACACAGAAATTGAACCTTGCCCAAAGCGGAAGTTAGTCCTTGTTGACTTTCCGGTCTTCACAAGCAACATGGCGAACTTGGACCATGTTGAGCACGACTCAAAACACGTGAAAATGTCTGGCACAATTCCCGAGACTTGCGTTCAGGACCCGGCAGATAAAGTTAATTTATCGGCGCGTGTAGATTTGGCTGGTATTCCGTGCGCCATTCCGTCTTTTGCAGCAGCTTCCGAACTTGTATCGGCACCTTACTCGTGTCTGGTGATGAACACTCACCGAAAACACGTCGTGCTTCCACCCATGTACCTGAACAAGAAGAGGACAGCATTACGGGAGGAGTTAAAGGCCGAGTTGCTCAAGTTCTCACCGAG CCTCCAAGGTGTTCCTCTAGCTTTTGACAATATACAGCTTATGAGCCACTATGGAGACATTTATGATGACAGTGGCTACATCCACATGGACATACAAGCCAACTTTATTATATTTCAACCTCAAGCAGGGCAGCGATTGCTG GGCAAGGTGAATAAACTAGGTGTCAGCCACGTGGGCTGCCTGGTCCATGGCTGCTTTAATGCCAGCATTCCCAAGCCCACCCTGGTTTCCGTGGATACCTGGAGGGACGCAGGGCCCAAAATTGGAGCGGAGCTGGAGTTTGAGGTGAATGCGCTTGATGCTGACACTGCCGGTGTGCTGCTTATAAGAGGACGGCTGAACAGAACCAA GGTTCAGGAATTGTTGGCTATTGCCGAGAACTCCGATTTGGGTATCACCGTTGACCAGGATGAGCTAGAAAGCACAGAACCAGCCACAGAACCCAAAGAGGAGTCTATTGTCGAAGACTCcaccaagaaaaagaagaaaaagaagaaagataaAGTGAAAGAAGAAGTAGCGGCCTCGCCATCATGCCAAGACGATGTTAACGCTGCGCTCGATTTGAATGGAACACAAATCGACGCAAGTGGggagaaaaggaagaagaaaaagaagaaagataaaatcaaagaagaagagaaagaaggCGAACTCATGTCGACGCCCTGCCAAGGCGATGGTGACACTACTCTGGAGCTGAACGGAACGGAGAGCGACGCATAtggtgagaaaaagaaaaagaagaaaaaagagaagaggataaaggaagaagaggagcaggTGCAACTCTCTTCCATGGAGATCCATGCCAGCGACTCCAGCGGTTATCACAGTGACAAGCCCAACAAGAAGAGAAAACATGAAAAGGAGAGCCACGTCGTAGCAAGTTCTAGTCAAGATGCCGAAGAGCCAAAgcccaagaaaaagaagaggaaaagtgacgtcgcttga
- the polr1f gene encoding DNA-directed RNA polymerase I subunit RPA43 isoform X2 has protein sequence MGNFVVPQLELLEGSLIISCVLRANYTEIEPCPKRKLVLVDFPVFTSNMANLDHVEHDSKHVKMSGTIPETCVQDPADKVNLSARVDLAGIPCAIPSFAAASELVSAPYSCLVMNTHRKHVVLPPMYLNKKRTALREELKAELLKFSPSLQGVPLAFDNIQLMSHYGDIYDDSGYIHMDIQANFIIFQPQAGQRLLGKVNKLGVSHVGCLVHGCFNASIPKPTLVSVDTWRDAGPKIGAELEFEVNALDADTAGVLLIRGRLNRTKVQELLAIAENSDLGITVDQDELESTEPATEPKEESIVEDSTKKKKKKKKDKVKEEVAASPSCQDDVNAALDLNGTQIDASGEKRKKKKKKDKIKEEEKEGELMSTPCQGDGDTTLELNGTESDAYGEKKKKKKKEKRIKEEEEQVQLSSMEIHASDSSGYHSDKPNKKRKHEKESHVVASSSQDAEEPKPKKKKRKSDVA, from the exons AGGGCAAACTACACAGAAATTGAACCTTGCCCAAAGCGGAAGTTAGTCCTTGTTGACTTTCCGGTCTTCACAAGCAACATGGCGAACTTGGACCATGTTGAGCACGACTCAAAACACGTGAAAATGTCTGGCACAATTCCCGAGACTTGCGTTCAGGACCCGGCAGATAAAGTTAATTTATCGGCGCGTGTAGATTTGGCTGGTATTCCGTGCGCCATTCCGTCTTTTGCAGCAGCTTCCGAACTTGTATCGGCACCTTACTCGTGTCTGGTGATGAACACTCACCGAAAACACGTCGTGCTTCCACCCATGTACCTGAACAAGAAGAGGACAGCATTACGGGAGGAGTTAAAGGCCGAGTTGCTCAAGTTCTCACCGAG CCTCCAAGGTGTTCCTCTAGCTTTTGACAATATACAGCTTATGAGCCACTATGGAGACATTTATGATGACAGTGGCTACATCCACATGGACATACAAGCCAACTTTATTATATTTCAACCTCAAGCAGGGCAGCGATTGCTG GGCAAGGTGAATAAACTAGGTGTCAGCCACGTGGGCTGCCTGGTCCATGGCTGCTTTAATGCCAGCATTCCCAAGCCCACCCTGGTTTCCGTGGATACCTGGAGGGACGCAGGGCCCAAAATTGGAGCGGAGCTGGAGTTTGAGGTGAATGCGCTTGATGCTGACACTGCCGGTGTGCTGCTTATAAGAGGACGGCTGAACAGAACCAA GGTTCAGGAATTGTTGGCTATTGCCGAGAACTCCGATTTGGGTATCACCGTTGACCAGGATGAGCTAGAAAGCACAGAACCAGCCACAGAACCCAAAGAGGAGTCTATTGTCGAAGACTCcaccaagaaaaagaagaaaaagaagaaagataaAGTGAAAGAAGAAGTAGCGGCCTCGCCATCATGCCAAGACGATGTTAACGCTGCGCTCGATTTGAATGGAACACAAATCGACGCAAGTGGggagaaaaggaagaagaaaaagaagaaagataaaatcaaagaagaagagaaagaaggCGAACTCATGTCGACGCCCTGCCAAGGCGATGGTGACACTACTCTGGAGCTGAACGGAACGGAGAGCGACGCATAtggtgagaaaaagaaaaagaagaaaaaagagaagaggataaaggaagaagaggagcaggTGCAACTCTCTTCCATGGAGATCCATGCCAGCGACTCCAGCGGTTATCACAGTGACAAGCCCAACAAGAAGAGAAAACATGAAAAGGAGAGCCACGTCGTAGCAAGTTCTAGTCAAGATGCCGAAGAGCCAAAgcccaagaaaaagaagaggaaaagtgacgtcgcttga